One genomic region from Campylobacter concisus encodes:
- a CDS encoding tetratricopeptide repeat protein, protein MKKFIIFVFSVLLFWGCSLEQISQNFGLSEPPLDPEVEQIADAIYLYNEGNYPKACKRFYDYAKDGNVLAMQQTGVCFRDGKGFSKDILRALFWFETAGRYGNIDGLRSAGYIYEYGLGVNKNLEKAIYFYEKAVSLGSNEASYDLGLIYLDKNDYKKARIYLDEACYHSKEEACTKLKEMKF, encoded by the coding sequence ATGAAAAAATTTATCATTTTTGTGTTTAGTGTTTTGCTATTTTGGGGATGTTCGTTAGAGCAAATTTCACAAAATTTTGGCCTTAGCGAGCCACCACTTGATCCTGAAGTCGAGCAGATCGCAGACGCCATCTATCTATATAACGAGGGCAACTATCCAAAAGCTTGCAAGAGATTTTACGACTATGCAAAAGATGGCAATGTCCTAGCCATGCAACAAACTGGCGTTTGTTTTCGTGACGGCAAAGGCTTTAGCAAAGATATCTTAAGAGCACTCTTTTGGTTTGAAACAGCTGGCAGATACGGCAACATAGACGGCCTAAGAAGTGCCGGATATATCTACGAGTACGGCCTTGGTGTAAACAAAAATTTAGAAAAAGCGATATATTTTTATGAAAAAGCCGTAAGTCTTGGCTCAAACGAAGCTAGCTACGATCTTGGGCTCATCTACCTAGACAAAAATGACTATAAAAAAGCGAGAATTTATCTTGACGAGGCTTGTTACCATAGCAAAGAAGAAGCCTGCACGAAGCTAAAAGAGATGAAATTTTAG
- a CDS encoding tetratricopeptide repeat protein, which yields MKKVLNFGLILAMCFMLSGCWSWQKMVSFGFWQSDEEARAERLELEKEKMVQNCESGNSIDCNNLAVNFSNEKDFVKAKGYYEKACNAGLATACSNLGQIYEQGLVDEQKDLEKALKLYKLACDSGDGVGCYNEAMGLKSYIESENLKTHKIDRTKAEARVLKLLAKSCELEYAQSCFLLAKLSGDEAKANALYKRACQLGKCVDKK from the coding sequence GTGAAAAAGGTCTTAAATTTTGGTCTTATTTTGGCTATGTGCTTTATGCTTAGTGGTTGCTGGTCGTGGCAAAAGATGGTAAGCTTTGGCTTTTGGCAAAGTGATGAAGAGGCGAGGGCAGAGCGTCTTGAGCTTGAAAAAGAGAAGATGGTGCAAAACTGCGAGAGCGGAAATAGCATCGACTGCAACAATTTAGCCGTAAATTTTAGCAACGAAAAGGACTTTGTAAAAGCAAAAGGCTACTACGAAAAGGCTTGCAATGCTGGTCTTGCGACGGCTTGTTCTAATTTGGGTCAAATTTATGAGCAAGGGCTTGTTGATGAGCAAAAAGATCTAGAAAAGGCTCTAAAACTTTATAAACTAGCTTGTGATAGTGGCGATGGCGTTGGCTGCTATAACGAGGCAATGGGGCTAAAATCCTACATCGAAAGCGAAAATTTAAAGACTCATAAGATAGATAGAACTAAGGCTGAGGCTAGAGTTTTAAAGCTTTTGGCAAAGAGCTGTGAGCTTGAGTATGCTCAGTCGTGCTTTTTGCTTGCAAAGCTAAGCGGCGATGAAGCAAAGGCAAATGCTCTTTACAAAAGAGCTTGCCAGCTTGGCAAATGTGTGGATAAAAAGTAA
- a CDS encoding DUF488 domain-containing protein, with translation MFKAYRIYDFIKDDSLDMRAAFVDRLYPRGIRKEIFSNFLWLKDITPSTTLREWFHEDREARFDEFCEKFELELDNEKAQSCFKMLKKLEKEHGDIALLTASKDINLCHIIVLLKILNK, from the coding sequence ATGTTTAAAGCTTATAGAATTTATGATTTTATCAAAGATGATAGTTTGGATATGAGGGCGGCTTTTGTTGATAGACTCTATCCAAGAGGCATAAGAAAAGAGATATTTTCAAATTTTCTTTGGTTAAAAGATATCACACCAAGCACTACTTTAAGAGAGTGGTTTCATGAAGATAGAGAAGCTAGATTTGATGAGTTTTGTGAGAAATTTGAGCTCGAGCTTGATAATGAAAAAGCGCAATCTTGCTTTAAAATGCTAAAAAAACTAGAAAAAGAGCATGGCGATATAGCACTTCTAACAGCTAGCAAAGATATAAATCTTTGCCATATCATTGTGTTATTAAAAATTTTAAATAAGTAG
- a CDS encoding pyridoxamine kinase has product MKRILTIQDISCVGKCSLTVALPIISAQGIEACILPTALLSTHTGFKNFTFCDLTDEFDEITQVWHKENITFDGIYTGFLGSFSQLELIEKIFNEFNSSAPLILVDPCMGDNGKLYHGFDEKFVAKMRELCTKAHVITPNITEASFMCEKSFLSEGYGEDYILELLKGLASFGARKIVLKGIRYRQNECGIIAYDAKTKEKVEYFHEYLPFHASGTGDIFASVLFGSLINGESMQNAIKKAANFVLSSIKITLKDKNRTWYGVQFEKVLGTLAK; this is encoded by the coding sequence ATGAAAAGAATCCTTACAATACAAGATATCTCGTGTGTTGGCAAATGTTCCCTTACTGTTGCACTTCCCATAATAAGTGCTCAAGGCATTGAGGCGTGCATATTGCCTACTGCGCTACTTTCGACTCACACTGGCTTTAAAAATTTCACATTTTGTGATCTGACTGATGAATTTGACGAGATAACACAAGTATGGCACAAAGAAAATATCACATTTGATGGAATTTATACCGGATTTTTGGGTAGTTTTAGCCAGCTTGAGCTGATAGAGAAAATTTTTAATGAGTTTAATAGCTCTGCTCCGCTAATACTTGTAGATCCTTGCATGGGTGACAATGGCAAGCTTTATCACGGCTTTGATGAGAAATTTGTGGCAAAGATGAGGGAGCTTTGCACAAAGGCTCACGTCATCACGCCAAACATAACTGAGGCAAGTTTTATGTGCGAAAAGTCATTTTTAAGCGAGGGATACGGCGAGGATTACATTTTGGAGTTGCTTAAGGGCTTGGCTAGTTTTGGTGCGCGAAAGATCGTTTTAAAGGGCATTAGGTATAGGCAAAATGAGTGTGGCATCATAGCATATGACGCAAAGACGAAAGAAAAAGTGGAGTATTTCCATGAGTATTTGCCATTTCATGCAAGTGGCACTGGGGATATTTTCGCTTCAGTGCTTTTTGGCTCTTTGATAAATGGCGAAAGTATGCAAAATGCTATCAAAAAGGCAGCAAATTTTGTGCTTAGTAGCATTAAAATCACGCTAAAAGATAAGAACCGCACATGGTATGGTGTGCAGTTTGAAAAGGTACTTGGCACTCTTGCAAAATAG
- a CDS encoding 2-hydroxyacyl-CoA dehydratase family protein: MSNFKDYLEKCLGVKNTDEKLKETIEIFNKERDAPSAICK; encoded by the coding sequence ATGAGTAATTTTAAAGACTATCTTGAGAAATGTCTTGGTGTAAAAAATACAGACGAAAAGCTAAAAGAGACAATAGAAATTTTTAATAAAGAAAGAGATGCACCAAGTGCTATTTGCAAGTGA
- a CDS encoding dihydrolipoyl dehydrogenase family protein, whose amino-acid sequence MKYDIVIIGFGKAGKTLAVKAAALGKKVALVERSPKMYGGTCINVGCIPTKRLITAAKEAKFVNNSVESEYYTLSVENKNKLISALNAKNYAMLNDKENIDVIDGVGSFASENSVLVTTPSGEKKIIEGDFIIINSGSKEADTPFEVVSSNVFSSQTLLDIKNLPKHFVIIGSGFIGIEFASMFANFGSKVTIIGRSKLLKNEDDDIANSVKEALRVQGVEILEGCEIECIKENVLNFKQNGEQRCLRADAFLIALGRVANVDDLNLKAAGVELNEKGFIKTNENLQTNMPNIYAVGDVRGGELFTYTSLDDFRIVYSQIFGDKKRNTKNRSIHANVLFTDTPLARVGINAKEASKFGLNFKELKLSMATVPGAKVLNHDVGMLKAIVDAQSGEILGASFHCIYANELINEIAIAMNLKANANFFKNQIFTHPSISEALNDLFGQF is encoded by the coding sequence ATGAAATATGATATTGTAATTATTGGTTTTGGAAAAGCTGGCAAAACGCTAGCGGTTAAAGCTGCCGCACTTGGCAAAAAAGTGGCTCTTGTAGAGAGATCGCCAAAGATGTATGGAGGCACTTGCATAAATGTTGGCTGCATACCAACCAAACGTCTAATAACAGCCGCTAAAGAGGCAAAATTTGTAAATAATAGCGTTGAAAGCGAATATTACACGCTTAGTGTGGAAAATAAGAATAAACTAATCTCAGCTTTGAATGCTAAAAACTATGCGATGCTAAATGATAAAGAAAATATCGATGTGATCGATGGTGTTGGCTCATTTGCTAGTGAAAATAGCGTACTTGTAACAACGCCAAGCGGCGAGAAAAAGATAATAGAGGGCGATTTTATTATCATAAATAGCGGCTCAAAAGAGGCAGATACTCCTTTTGAGGTTGTAAGCTCAAATGTATTTTCAAGCCAAACTTTGCTTGATATAAAAAATTTACCAAAGCATTTTGTCATTATCGGTAGTGGTTTTATCGGTATAGAGTTTGCATCAATGTTTGCAAATTTTGGCTCAAAAGTGACTATTATAGGGCGTTCAAAACTACTTAAAAACGAAGATGATGATATAGCTAATAGCGTAAAAGAAGCTCTTAGAGTCCAAGGCGTTGAAATTTTAGAGGGTTGCGAGATAGAGTGCATTAAAGAAAATGTATTAAATTTCAAGCAAAATGGCGAGCAAAGATGCCTTAGGGCTGATGCATTTTTGATCGCACTTGGCAGAGTAGCAAATGTAGATGATTTAAATTTAAAAGCTGCTGGAGTTGAGCTAAATGAAAAAGGCTTTATAAAGACAAATGAAAATCTTCAAACAAATATGCCAAACATCTATGCGGTAGGCGACGTGCGCGGCGGAGAGCTTTTTACCTACACGAGCTTGGATGATTTTAGGATAGTTTATTCACAAATTTTTGGTGATAAAAAGAGAAATACTAAAAATAGAAGCATTCATGCAAATGTGCTGTTCACCGACACTCCACTAGCAAGAGTTGGAATAAACGCCAAAGAAGCAAGTAAATTTGGGCTAAATTTTAAAGAGCTAAAGCTTAGCATGGCAACAGTACCAGGCGCAAAAGTACTAAATCACGATGTAGGCATGCTAAAAGCTATCGTTGATGCACAAAGTGGAGAAATTTTAGGAGCTAGCTTTCACTGCATCTATGCAAATGAGCTGATAAATGAAATTGCAATTGCTATGAATTTAAAAGCAAATGCAAATTTCTTTAAAAATCAAATTTTCACTCATCCAAGTATCAGTGAAGCACTAAATGACTTATTTGGACAATTTTAA
- a CDS encoding ribose-phosphate pyrophosphokinase, giving the protein MRGYKIFSGTANIELSKKISQYLSLPLSEASIKRFSDGEISVQIGESVRGKDVFVIQPTCAPTNTNLMELLILTDALKRSSASSITAIVPYFGYARQDRKAAPRVPITAKLVANMMQTAGIDRVVTMDLHAGQIQGFFDIPVDNLYGSIIFNDYVRAKNLPNPIVASPDVGGVARARALAKNLNLDMVIVDKRREKANESEVMNIIGDVNGKDVILVDDMIDTAGTIVKAAEIFKERGATSVMAFCTHPVLSGPAYDRLKLGFLDELVVTDTIPLAEELPCIKVLSAASLFGEVIRRVYHNESVNSLF; this is encoded by the coding sequence ATGAGAGGCTATAAAATTTTCTCAGGAACGGCTAATATTGAGCTTTCAAAGAAAATTTCGCAATATCTTTCACTTCCTCTTAGCGAGGCAAGTATAAAAAGATTTAGCGATGGAGAGATTAGCGTGCAAATCGGCGAGAGCGTGCGCGGAAAAGATGTTTTTGTCATTCAGCCAACATGTGCACCGACAAATACAAATTTAATGGAGCTACTTATTTTAACTGACGCTTTAAAACGCAGTAGTGCAAGCTCTATAACAGCGATTGTGCCGTATTTTGGCTACGCTAGACAAGATAGAAAAGCAGCTCCTAGAGTGCCGATCACTGCAAAACTAGTGGCAAACATGATGCAAACAGCAGGTATTGATAGAGTCGTCACTATGGATCTTCATGCAGGACAAATTCAAGGATTTTTTGATATTCCAGTTGATAACCTTTATGGAAGTATCATTTTTAATGACTACGTAAGAGCTAAAAATTTACCAAATCCAATCGTTGCAAGTCCTGATGTAGGCGGCGTGGCTCGTGCTAGAGCCTTGGCTAAAAATCTAAATCTTGACATGGTTATCGTAGATAAGCGCCGCGAAAAAGCAAACGAGAGCGAAGTGATGAATATAATCGGCGACGTAAATGGTAAAGATGTGATTTTGGTTGATGATATGATCGATACAGCTGGTACTATTGTAAAAGCAGCTGAAATTTTTAAAGAGCGTGGTGCAACTAGTGTTATGGCTTTTTGTACGCACCCAGTCCTTAGTGGACCAGCTTACGATAGGTTAAAACTAGGCTTTTTGGATGAGTTAGTTGTTACTGATACGATACCTTTAGCAGAGGAACTTCCTTGTATAAAAGTGCTAAGTGCGGCTTCATTGTTTGGCGAAGTGATACGCCGTGTATATCACAATGAAAGCGTAAATAGCTTATTTTAA
- the rimO gene encoding 30S ribosomal protein S12 methylthiotransferase RimO produces MPKLHLISLGCNKNLVDSEIMLGRLQNYDITDDISDADVIIVNTCGFIKSAKEESIQTILEMHEARKNGSLLVVTGCLMQRYKDELMKELPEVDLFTGVADYDKIDEIILKKQNLFSPETYLQANEERVITGSNYHAYIKISEGCNQKCSFCAIPTFKGKLKSRSLENIVNEVKNLVKKGYYDFSFLSQDSSSYMRDHGISDGLINLIDEIEKIKGVRSARILYLYPSTTSKELIERIIASSVFHNYFDMPIQHISEDMLKIMKRGSGAKKIKELLNLMRNAKNSFLRTGVIVGHPGESEEDFEELCEFLEKFKFDRISAFAYSKEEDTASFDMEQVPAKVISKRLTKIEKITKKSINESLQKEIGKEIFASLEGISSEGEMFYAAKKDIWDKDIDGEILINESDVKELEIGSLYLCEVSDTVDQKLIARIIKKVK; encoded by the coding sequence ATGCCAAAACTTCACTTAATTTCACTTGGCTGTAACAAAAATTTAGTTGATTCGGAAATAATGCTTGGCAGATTGCAAAACTACGATATCACTGACGATATCAGCGATGCCGATGTTATCATCGTAAATACCTGTGGCTTTATCAAATCCGCCAAAGAAGAGAGCATACAAACCATACTTGAGATGCACGAAGCTCGTAAAAATGGCTCATTACTCGTGGTGACTGGCTGTCTTATGCAACGCTATAAAGACGAGCTTATGAAGGAGCTGCCTGAGGTTGATCTATTTACCGGCGTGGCTGACTATGACAAGATTGATGAGATCATTCTAAAAAAGCAAAATTTATTTAGCCCAGAGACATATCTGCAAGCAAACGAAGAGCGTGTGATAACTGGCTCAAACTACCATGCCTACATCAAAATTTCAGAGGGCTGCAACCAAAAATGCAGTTTTTGCGCGATACCGACATTTAAAGGCAAGCTAAAATCACGCTCGCTCGAAAACATCGTAAATGAGGTTAAAAATTTAGTCAAAAAAGGCTACTACGACTTTAGCTTTTTATCTCAAGACTCAAGCTCATATATGCGCGATCACGGCATTAGCGATGGGCTAATAAATTTAATAGACGAGATAGAAAAGATAAAGGGCGTAAGAAGTGCTAGGATACTCTACCTCTACCCAAGCACAACCAGTAAAGAGCTAATTGAACGTATCATCGCCTCATCTGTCTTTCACAACTACTTTGACATGCCGATCCAACACATCAGCGAAGACATGCTAAAGATAATGAAGCGTGGAAGTGGCGCTAAAAAGATCAAAGAGCTTTTAAATTTAATGAGAAATGCCAAGAATTCATTCTTACGAACCGGTGTCATCGTGGGCCATCCAGGAGAGAGCGAGGAGGATTTTGAGGAACTTTGCGAATTTTTAGAAAAGTTTAAATTTGATAGAATTTCAGCCTTTGCCTACTCAAAAGAGGAGGACACTGCATCTTTTGACATGGAGCAGGTTCCAGCCAAGGTCATCTCAAAAAGACTAACCAAAATAGAAAAGATAACCAAAAAATCAATCAATGAAAGCCTACAAAAAGAGATCGGCAAAGAAATTTTTGCCTCCCTTGAGGGCATCAGTAGTGAGGGCGAAATGTTTTACGCAGCCAAAAAAGATATCTGGGACAAAGATATAGACGGCGAGATCTTGATCAATGAAAGCGATGTCAAAGAGCTTGAGATCGGCTCGCTTTATCTCTGCGAAGTAAGCGACACGGTCGATCAAAAGCTAATCGCACGAATCATCAAAAAAGTAAAATGA
- the tilS gene encoding tRNA lysidine(34) synthetase TilS, translating into MISKNVRERLGLGTNLLAFSHGIDSTALFYILDEAGIKFDLAMVDYNVREQSKNEIKSAKELADKFGKKIYTKSVFLDKSNFEKNAREVRYEFFGEICQKFGYENLILAHQFDDKFEWFLMQLSKGAGLKELFGMSELEKRKHFWLVRPLLNLRKKELQSYLDERNLHYFIDETNLKGEFKRSFMRLNFSEPFLDNYFNGVKKSFEFLEADRQILMPNITKISDEIFIIKNDSNAIRGVDMVAKELNVLLSKAQKDELSTNLAKQTSVVLSGKIAVGYADTYLLVTPFCKAIMPKIFKEKARILKIPAINRGYLFATNFDLSKIKF; encoded by the coding sequence ATGATAAGCAAAAATGTGCGAGAAAGACTGGGCCTTGGTACAAACCTACTTGCCTTCTCGCACGGTATAGACAGCACTGCTCTTTTTTACATTTTAGACGAAGCTGGGATCAAATTTGATCTAGCGATGGTTGATTATAATGTGCGAGAACAAAGCAAAAACGAGATAAAAAGCGCAAAAGAGCTCGCAGATAAATTTGGTAAAAAAATTTATACCAAAAGCGTTTTTTTAGATAAGTCAAATTTTGAAAAAAACGCGCGCGAGGTAAGATATGAGTTTTTTGGAGAGATTTGCCAAAAATTTGGCTACGAAAATTTAATCCTAGCTCATCAGTTTGACGATAAATTTGAGTGGTTTTTGATGCAGCTTAGTAAGGGTGCTGGACTAAAAGAGCTCTTTGGCATGAGTGAGCTTGAAAAAAGAAAGCACTTCTGGCTAGTTAGGCCGCTTTTAAATTTACGCAAAAAAGAGCTTCAAAGCTATCTTGACGAGAGAAATTTACACTATTTTATCGATGAGACAAATTTAAAAGGTGAGTTTAAAAGAAGCTTCATGAGGCTAAATTTTAGTGAGCCATTTTTAGATAATTATTTTAATGGCGTAAAAAAAAGCTTTGAGTTTTTAGAAGCCGATAGACAAATTTTAATGCCAAATATCACAAAAATAAGTGATGAAATTTTTATCATAAAAAATGATAGTAATGCGATACGAGGCGTCGACATGGTCGCAAAAGAGCTAAACGTGCTTCTAAGCAAAGCTCAAAAAGATGAGCTAAGCACAAATTTAGCAAAGCAAACAAGCGTGGTGCTAAGCGGCAAGATCGCTGTCGGATACGCAGACACTTACCTTTTAGTAACTCCATTTTGCAAAGCCATAATGCCAAAAATTTTTAAAGAGAAGGCTAGAATTTTAAAAATTCCAGCTATAAATAGAGGCTATCTTTTTGCTACAAATTTTGATTTATCAAAAATTAAATTCTAA
- a CDS encoding tetratricopeptide repeat protein — MKKYLLLLSALFFTGCLNVIGVGQKQDDSWQQPKDEKIVQNKEQISRNAIEILIPKCEEGDTEACNDLGVNYELLKEYENALTNYKKACDAKVQVGCANLGTLYELGLGVKKNPKKAISIYKESCNGGGMQACYHLGNAYRKGEIVKQDYYLAMQAYTNACNAGDLPSCANIGAMYELGLGVNKDEKRAYGIYKVACFRGLSKACPQMKRLGTKLGM, encoded by the coding sequence ATGAAAAAATATTTATTGCTTTTATCGGCTTTATTTTTCACTGGCTGCTTAAACGTGATTGGTGTAGGACAAAAACAAGATGATTCGTGGCAGCAACCAAAGGATGAAAAAATAGTGCAAAATAAAGAGCAAATTTCAAGAAATGCGATCGAAATTTTAATACCAAAATGCGAAGAAGGCGATACGGAAGCTTGCAACGATTTGGGTGTAAATTACGAGCTTTTAAAAGAATATGAAAATGCTTTAACAAATTATAAAAAGGCTTGCGATGCTAAGGTGCAAGTCGGTTGTGCAAATTTGGGCACTCTTTATGAGCTTGGACTCGGAGTCAAAAAAAATCCAAAAAAGGCAATTTCGATTTATAAAGAAAGTTGCAATGGCGGAGGCATGCAAGCTTGCTATCATTTAGGCAATGCTTATAGAAAAGGTGAGATCGTTAAGCAAGATTATTACTTAGCAATGCAAGCTTATACAAATGCATGCAATGCTGGCGATTTGCCAAGTTGTGCTAATATCGGAGCGATGTATGAGCTTGGTCTTGGTGTCAATAAAGACGAAAAAAGGGCTTATGGAATTTATAAAGTCGCTTGCTTTCGTGGGCTAAGCAAGGCATGCCCGCAGATGAAAAGACTAGGCACAAAGCTAGGAATGTAA
- a CDS encoding 2-hydroxyacyl-CoA dehydratase, with protein MNTTHAEFPRNLCSLIKASYGYTVTKKYPYMNASDIIIGEITCDGKNKIYKLFRSACPRTSKYDKEA; from the coding sequence ATAAATACTACTCACGCTGAGTTTCCACGAAATCTTTGCTCGCTTATAAAAGCAAGCTACGGATATACTGTAACCAAAAAATATCCATATATGAATGCTAGTGATATTATCATAGGTGAGATAACCTGTGATGGCAAGAACAAGATATATAAGCTTTTTAGAAGTGCATGCCCTAGAACTTCCAAATATGACAAAGAAGCGTAG
- the prfB gene encoding peptide chain release factor 2: protein MDSYEYNELLKKLQTKVENIGSIVKPEEIKARLKEIEATEQDPDFWQDIAKAGALNKEKTKISNMLAKFNDANQAVSDAKELFELANSENDEDTINSLFDDAKNLDEKIVNLEISMLLSGEDDGKNAIVSIHPGAGGTESNDWASMLYRMYLRFCEREGFKVETLDFQEGDEAGLKDVSFIVKGENAYGYFKAENGIHRLVRTSPFDSAGRRHTSFSSVMVSPEVDDDIEIEIEEKDLKIDTYRASGAGGQHVNKTESAIRITHIPTGIVVQCQNDRSQHKNRATAMKMLKSRLYELELMKQQEASNSVEKSEIGWGHQIRSYVLFPYQQVKDNRSGEAYSQTDAILDGDIKKMIEGVLIAQKAEA from the coding sequence TTGGATAGTTACGAATACAACGAGCTTTTAAAGAAGCTACAAACAAAAGTTGAAAACATAGGCTCTATCGTAAAGCCTGAAGAGATCAAGGCTAGGCTAAAAGAGATCGAGGCCACTGAGCAAGACCCTGACTTTTGGCAAGATATCGCTAAAGCTGGGGCGCTAAATAAAGAAAAAACTAAAATTTCAAATATGCTTGCAAAATTTAACGACGCTAATCAGGCAGTAAGTGATGCAAAGGAGCTTTTTGAGCTAGCAAATTCTGAAAATGATGAGGATACTATAAATTCTTTATTTGATGACGCTAAAAATTTAGATGAAAAGATAGTAAATCTTGAAATTTCTATGCTTTTAAGCGGTGAAGATGACGGCAAAAATGCGATCGTATCGATCCATCCTGGAGCTGGTGGCACTGAGAGCAACGACTGGGCGAGCATGCTTTATAGGATGTATCTTAGATTTTGTGAGAGAGAAGGTTTTAAGGTCGAGACTCTTGACTTTCAAGAGGGCGATGAGGCAGGGCTAAAAGACGTGAGCTTTATCGTAAAAGGCGAAAACGCTTATGGATATTTCAAAGCAGAAAATGGCATCCACAGGCTCGTTCGCACAAGCCCATTTGATAGCGCAGGACGCCGCCACACAAGCTTTTCTAGTGTCATGGTAAGCCCTGAAGTAGATGATGATATAGAGATCGAGATCGAAGAAAAAGATCTAAAGATAGATACTTATAGAGCAAGTGGTGCTGGTGGTCAGCATGTAAATAAAACAGAATCAGCCATTCGTATCACGCACATACCAACAGGTATCGTCGTGCAGTGTCAAAACGACCGCAGTCAGCATAAAAACAGAGCCACAGCAATGAAGATGCTAAAGTCTCGCCTTTATGAGCTTGAGCTGATGAAACAACAAGAAGCTAGCAATAGCGTAGAAAAAAGCGAAATCGGCTGGGGGCACCAGATAAGATCGTATGTACTTTTCCCATATCAGCAGGTAAAAGACAACCGCAGCGGCGAGGCCTACTCACAAACTGATGCGATACTTGACGGAGATATCAAAAAGATGATAGAAGGCGTTTTGATTGCTCAAAAGGCTGAGGCGTAA
- the panC gene encoding pantoate--beta-alanine ligase → MQIIRTIKELQNFVSNASAKIGFVPTMGALHDGHVSLIKKCVSQNETSIVSTFVNPTQFLPGEDLDKYPRNEQNDIKICEQNGVSAIFIPDANELYFEDEPLIIAPKKFSTILEGKTRPGHFDGVLRVLNKLFRLTRANSVYMGKKDTQQLIIVQNMIKTFFLNIELVGCDIVREPDGLALSSRNVYICDEDKCNALRLSRSLNKAQNLIQNGEEDASEIKTKILEVLEPLKVDYVAITDKNLNEISKVEKNNTIILVAAYVGKTRLIDNIWI, encoded by the coding sequence ATGCAAATCATAAGAACTATAAAAGAACTTCAAAATTTCGTCTCAAACGCAAGTGCAAAGATAGGTTTCGTACCAACCATGGGTGCACTTCATGACGGACACGTTAGCCTTATCAAAAAATGTGTCAGCCAAAACGAAACAAGTATCGTTTCAACTTTTGTAAATCCAACACAATTTTTACCAGGTGAAGATCTAGATAAATACCCAAGAAACGAGCAAAATGACATTAAAATTTGCGAGCAAAATGGCGTTAGTGCTATTTTTATTCCGGATGCTAATGAACTTTACTTTGAAGATGAACCACTAATTATCGCTCCAAAGAAATTTTCAACCATTTTAGAGGGCAAAACTAGACCAGGACACTTTGATGGCGTCTTAAGGGTGCTAAACAAGCTATTTCGACTAACTCGTGCAAATAGCGTCTATATGGGCAAAAAAGATACGCAACAACTAATCATCGTGCAAAATATGATAAAGACATTTTTCCTAAACATCGAGCTAGTTGGCTGCGATATCGTTAGAGAGCCAGACGGTTTAGCGCTTTCAAGCAGAAACGTCTATATCTGCGACGAAGATAAGTGCAACGCGCTAAGGCTTTCAAGATCGCTAAATAAAGCACAAAATTTGATCCAAAATGGCGAGGAAGATGCAAGTGAGATCAAAACAAAGATACTTGAAGTGCTAGAGCCACTAAAGGTTGATTATGTTGCTATTACAGATAAAAATTTAAATGAAATTTCTAAAGTAGAAAAAAATAACACCATCATTTTAGTAGCAGCTTACGTTGGTAAAACTAGGCTAATAGACAACATCTGGATCTAA